A region from the Alkalispirochaeta americana genome encodes:
- a CDS encoding helix-turn-helix transcriptional regulator, which yields MTHPATQPGLIAFSVVSLLGSTNCLIFGLLSWKTYRKHPRGTPHYNAAPWLLALFLALSAGFASAWYQDSLSYRIAPHLLPFTFSFRLLYGPLIFGFSWALLGHSTPSRFRTALHLTPFYVHLVLLVPLMGRSGGEKILFWEQTRWISQFYSMAIILQIVHLLVYMICTLAVIQRSTRPPLTVWNPTAGLRAPSSRREELSWLSNILVAVAVVLGIFTFMTGAFILGASPEIILFTRRMNEALLFVAIHLLAYQGIRYGTLLAPSETPQRRGLDRSQTEEASQADNTGGATAADAPQDSKEHFDLSDSAAQALARQADEHIRRTLAFLDPALSPGDLAQEMDVHPHNLSHAINNVLGQRFSHYMNGYRAEYARRLLISSSHGATPLTEIARMSGFRSKSCFNATFRSCYGCTPSEFRKKSAVSPGPSRSDHSSPSHE from the coding sequence CTGGGAAGCACCAACTGCCTCATCTTTGGCCTGCTTTCCTGGAAAACCTACCGGAAACATCCCCGGGGAACTCCCCATTATAACGCAGCTCCCTGGCTTCTGGCCCTTTTCCTGGCGCTCTCTGCCGGATTCGCCTCGGCCTGGTATCAGGACAGTCTTTCCTACCGGATCGCTCCGCATCTTCTGCCCTTCACCTTTTCGTTCCGCCTGCTCTATGGACCGCTCATCTTCGGCTTTTCCTGGGCGCTTTTGGGGCACTCCACCCCTTCCCGATTCAGAACAGCCCTGCATCTGACTCCGTTTTACGTACACCTGGTCCTCCTCGTGCCCCTTATGGGGCGTAGCGGAGGCGAAAAAATACTGTTCTGGGAACAGACAAGGTGGATCTCACAGTTCTACTCGATGGCGATCATCCTTCAGATTGTTCACCTTCTTGTTTACATGATTTGCACCCTGGCAGTTATCCAGCGATCAACCCGTCCCCCCCTGACCGTCTGGAACCCCACGGCCGGTCTTCGCGCCCCCTCATCCCGCAGAGAGGAACTGTCGTGGCTGAGCAACATCCTTGTGGCGGTGGCGGTGGTCCTGGGAATCTTTACCTTTATGACCGGTGCCTTCATCCTGGGGGCATCGCCGGAGATCATTCTCTTCACGCGCAGAATGAACGAAGCGCTTCTCTTTGTCGCAATCCATCTCCTGGCCTATCAGGGCATCCGGTACGGAACACTCCTGGCTCCTTCAGAAACTCCCCAAAGACGAGGGCTGGATCGGTCCCAGACAGAAGAAGCGAGCCAGGCTGATAATACCGGAGGTGCCACCGCAGCCGACGCACCCCAGGACTCGAAGGAGCATTTCGACCTTTCCGACTCTGCAGCTCAGGCGCTTGCCCGCCAGGCCGACGAGCATATCCGGAGGACCCTGGCCTTTTTGGACCCCGCCCTCTCTCCCGGAGATCTGGCCCAGGAGATGGATGTCCACCCCCACAATCTCTCCCATGCGATAAACAACGTACTGGGTCAGCGCTTTTCCCACTACATGAACGGCTATCGCGCAGAATACGCCCGACGGTTACTTATTTCCTCCTCGCACGGGGCTACTCCTCTCACAGAAATAGCCCGGATGTCTGGATTTCGTTCAAAATCCTGCTTCAACGCAACCTTCAGGAGCTGCTACGGATGCACACCCTCGGAGTTTCGAAAAAAATCCGCAGTTTCACCTGGTCCGTCACGAAGTGACCACTCCAGCCCCTCTCATGAATGA